One Plectropomus leopardus isolate mb chromosome 1, YSFRI_Pleo_2.0, whole genome shotgun sequence DNA segment encodes these proteins:
- the LOC121953779 gene encoding AFG3-like protein 1 isoform X3 — MGLLSVGVGPFRNRVRAVRSWSRDLSTISATLRSGGAHPSVSLVQRRCGRLYQHSFSLARLLSSNKPPRGFEKFFPKSEESTGVNKSAEGENTKEQETPVREEQDTNDDGGDERRRGGKKDESHWWTRFQQTDFPVDEKTLRYFAIASAGMASAFLYFYFRETGMQISWKDFVHYYLNRGLVDHLEVVNKQYVKVIPAHGVNTSEVNYLWFNIGSVDSFEHNLETAQREMGLDSQRVPVFYSTESDGTLLFSILPALLMVGFLVFAMRQGPTAGGRGGRGRVNPFSMSESKAKITKGNINVRFKDVAGCEEAKLEILEFVNFLKNPRQYQDLGAKIPKGAVLSGPPGTGKTLLAKATAGEAGVPFITVNGSEFQEMFVGVGPARIRDTFSTARKNAPCILFIDEIDAVGKKRGGGNFGNQSEQENTLNQLLVEMDGFNSRTNVVVLAGTNRADVLDPALMRPGRFDRHIYIGPPDIKGRASIFKVHLRPLKLDTSIEVEALARKLAALTPGFTGADIANVCNEAALIAARHLNQHVNTKHFEQAVERVIGGLEKKTQVLQLPEKTTVAYHEAGHAVTGWFLEHADPLLKVSIVPRGKGLGYAQYLPKEQYLFTKEQLFDRMCMMLGGRVAEQVFFRRITTGAQDDLRKVTQSAYAQVVQFGMNEAVGQVSFNLPQPGDIVTEKPYSETTAQLIDQEVRLLIDAAFQRTLQLVTDKKDMVEKVAKRLLEKEILDKADMVELLGTRPFHEKSSYEEFVEGMGEYEEDTSLPIGLKNWNKNKGEEKHSQNRQNKSALFL, encoded by the exons ATGGGATTGCTGTCTGTCGGTGTTGGGCCGTTTCGGAACCGAGTGCGGGCAGTTCGGAGCTGGAGCCGAGACTTATCCACGATTTCAGCTACTCTGCGCAGCGGCGGCGCACACCCGTCG GTGTCACTGGTCCAAAGAAGATGTGGAAGATTATATCAACACAGTTTTTCACTTGCTCGGTTACTGAGCTCAAACAAACCCCCAAGAG gttttgaaaagttttttccAAAGAGTGAAGAAAGCACTGGCGTCAACAAGTCAGCTGAAG GTGAAAATACCAAAGAACAAGAAACTCCTGTAAGGGAAGAGCAGGACACAAATGATGATGGTGGCGATGAAAgacgaagaggaggaaaaaaggatgAATCCCACTGGTGGACACGCTTTCAG CAGACTGATTTTCCTGTTGATGAAAAAACACTTCGGTATTTTGCAATCGCTTCAGCAGGCATGGCCTCggcttttttgtacttttacttccgAGAGACGGGGATGCAGATCTCCTGGAAGGACTTTGTCCATTACTACTTGAACAGAGGATTG GTGGATCACTTGGAGGttgtaaataaacaatatgTCAAAGTAATTCCTGCCCATGGAGTGAACACATCAGAAGTG aACTATCTGTGGTTCAACATTGGCAGTGTTGACTCATTTGAGCATAACCTGGAGACGGCCCAGCGAGAAATGGGATTGGACTCACAGAGAGTACCTGTATTTTACAGCACTGAGAGCGACGG GACACTCCTTTTCAGCATTCTCCCAGCCTTACTGATGGTCGGCTTTTTAGTTTTTGCCATGCGGCAGGGACCAACAGCAGGAGGGCGTGGGGGCAGGGGGCGGGTAAATCCCTTCAGCATGAGTGAATCCAAAGCCAAGATAACGAAGGGCAACATCAATGTTCGGTTTAAGGATGTCGCAGGCTGTGAGGAGGCCAAACTGGAGATATTGGAGTTTGTCAACTTCTTGAAGAACCCGCGGCAGTACCAGGACCTAGGAGCCAAGATCCCAAAG GGTGCTGTGTTATCAGGTCCGCCTGGTACTGGCAAGACCCTGCTGGCGAAGGCCACTGCAGGAGAAGCAGGAGTCCCCTTCATCACCGTCAACGGCTCCGAGTTCCAGGAGATGTTTGTTGGCGTGGGCCCAGCGAGG ATAAGGGATACCTTTTCCACAGCTCGAAAAAATGCCCCATGCATCCTCTTCATTGATGAGATTGACGCGGTTGGCAAGAAGAGAGGCGGGGGGAACTTTGGTAACCAGAGCGAGCAGGAAAACACCCTCAACCAGTTGCTTGTGGAGATGGATG GGTTCAACAGTCGCACTAATGTGGTTGTTTTAGCTGGCACCAATCGAGCGGATGTCCTAGATCCAGCTTTGATGAGGCCGGGACGTTTTGATcgacatatatatatag gtCCACCTGATATAAAGGGAAGGGCATCCATCTTTAAGGTGCATTTAAGACCTCTGAAGTTGGACACTAGTATAGAAGTAGAGGCTTTGGCCAGGAAGCTCGCTGCACTAACCCCAGGTTTTACAG GGGCTGATATTGCTAATGTGTGTAATGAGGCTGCTCTAATAGCGGCACGTCACCTCAACCAACATGTCAATACAAAGCACTTTGAACAGGCAGTCGAGAGAGTTATTGGAG GTCTAGAGAAAAAGACTCAGGTCCTGCAGCTCCCAGAGAAGACTACTGTGGCGTATCATGAGGCTGGACATGCTGTGACCGGCTGGTTCCTGGAACATGCAGACCCCCTACTTAAG GTGTCCATTGTTCCCAGAGGGAAAGGTTTGGGTTATGCTCAGTATCTGCCTAAGGAACAGTACCTGTTCACCAAGGAGCAGCTGTTTGACAGGATGTGCATGATGCTGGGAGGTCGAGTGGCTGAGCAGGTTTTCTTTAGACGAATCACCACTGGGGCGCAGGATGACCTCAGGAAGGTCACTCAGTCTGCGTATGCACAG GTTGTACAGTTTGGAATGAATGAGGCGGTGGGTCAGGTGTCCTTCAATCTCCCTCAGCCTGGTGACATAGTTACTGAGAAGCCCTACAGTGAAACTACAGCCCAGCTTATAGACCAGGAGGTCCGCTTGCTTATAGATGCTGCCTTCCAGCGAACACTTCAACTTGTCACTGATAAAAAAGATATGGTTGAGAAG GTGGCAAAACGTCTTCTAGAAAAGGAGATTCTTGACAAAGCTGACATGGTGGAGCTGCTAGGAACTCGTCCCTTTCATGAAAAATCATCATATGAGGAGTTTGTTGAGGGGATGGGGGAGTATGAGGAGGACACCTCTCTGCCCATAGGGCTAAAGAactggaacaaaaacaaaggagaagaaaaacactCGCAGAATCGGCAAAACAAATCCGCCCTTTTCCTGTAG
- the LOC121953779 gene encoding AFG3-like protein 1 isoform X2 — protein sequence MGLLSVGVGPFRNRVRAVRSWSRDLSTISATLRSGGAHPSKVSLVQRRCGRLYQHSFSLARLLSSNKPPRGFEKFFPKSEESTGVNKSAEGENTKEQETPVREEQDTNDDGGDERRRGGKKDESHWWTRFQTDFPVDEKTLRYFAIASAGMASAFLYFYFRETGMQISWKDFVHYYLNRGLVDHLEVVNKQYVKVIPAHGVNTSEVNYLWFNIGSVDSFEHNLETAQREMGLDSQRVPVFYSTESDGTLLFSILPALLMVGFLVFAMRQGPTAGGRGGRGRVNPFSMSESKAKITKGNINVRFKDVAGCEEAKLEILEFVNFLKNPRQYQDLGAKIPKGAVLSGPPGTGKTLLAKATAGEAGVPFITVNGSEFQEMFVGVGPARIRDTFSTARKNAPCILFIDEIDAVGKKRGGGNFGNQSEQENTLNQLLVEMDGFNSRTNVVVLAGTNRADVLDPALMRPGRFDRHIYIGPPDIKGRASIFKVHLRPLKLDTSIEVEALARKLAALTPGFTGADIANVCNEAALIAARHLNQHVNTKHFEQAVERVIGGLEKKTQVLQLPEKTTVAYHEAGHAVTGWFLEHADPLLKVSIVPRGKGLGYAQYLPKEQYLFTKEQLFDRMCMMLGGRVAEQVFFRRITTGAQDDLRKVTQSAYAQVVQFGMNEAVGQVSFNLPQPGDIVTEKPYSETTAQLIDQEVRLLIDAAFQRTLQLVTDKKDMVEKVAKRLLEKEILDKADMVELLGTRPFHEKSSYEEFVEGMGEYEEDTSLPIGLKNWNKNKGEEKHSQNRQNKSALFL from the exons ATGGGATTGCTGTCTGTCGGTGTTGGGCCGTTTCGGAACCGAGTGCGGGCAGTTCGGAGCTGGAGCCGAGACTTATCCACGATTTCAGCTACTCTGCGCAGCGGCGGCGCACACCCGTCG AAGGTGTCACTGGTCCAAAGAAGATGTGGAAGATTATATCAACACAGTTTTTCACTTGCTCGGTTACTGAGCTCAAACAAACCCCCAAGAG gttttgaaaagttttttccAAAGAGTGAAGAAAGCACTGGCGTCAACAAGTCAGCTGAAG GTGAAAATACCAAAGAACAAGAAACTCCTGTAAGGGAAGAGCAGGACACAAATGATGATGGTGGCGATGAAAgacgaagaggaggaaaaaaggatgAATCCCACTGGTGGACACGCTTTCAG ACTGATTTTCCTGTTGATGAAAAAACACTTCGGTATTTTGCAATCGCTTCAGCAGGCATGGCCTCggcttttttgtacttttacttccgAGAGACGGGGATGCAGATCTCCTGGAAGGACTTTGTCCATTACTACTTGAACAGAGGATTG GTGGATCACTTGGAGGttgtaaataaacaatatgTCAAAGTAATTCCTGCCCATGGAGTGAACACATCAGAAGTG aACTATCTGTGGTTCAACATTGGCAGTGTTGACTCATTTGAGCATAACCTGGAGACGGCCCAGCGAGAAATGGGATTGGACTCACAGAGAGTACCTGTATTTTACAGCACTGAGAGCGACGG GACACTCCTTTTCAGCATTCTCCCAGCCTTACTGATGGTCGGCTTTTTAGTTTTTGCCATGCGGCAGGGACCAACAGCAGGAGGGCGTGGGGGCAGGGGGCGGGTAAATCCCTTCAGCATGAGTGAATCCAAAGCCAAGATAACGAAGGGCAACATCAATGTTCGGTTTAAGGATGTCGCAGGCTGTGAGGAGGCCAAACTGGAGATATTGGAGTTTGTCAACTTCTTGAAGAACCCGCGGCAGTACCAGGACCTAGGAGCCAAGATCCCAAAG GGTGCTGTGTTATCAGGTCCGCCTGGTACTGGCAAGACCCTGCTGGCGAAGGCCACTGCAGGAGAAGCAGGAGTCCCCTTCATCACCGTCAACGGCTCCGAGTTCCAGGAGATGTTTGTTGGCGTGGGCCCAGCGAGG ATAAGGGATACCTTTTCCACAGCTCGAAAAAATGCCCCATGCATCCTCTTCATTGATGAGATTGACGCGGTTGGCAAGAAGAGAGGCGGGGGGAACTTTGGTAACCAGAGCGAGCAGGAAAACACCCTCAACCAGTTGCTTGTGGAGATGGATG GGTTCAACAGTCGCACTAATGTGGTTGTTTTAGCTGGCACCAATCGAGCGGATGTCCTAGATCCAGCTTTGATGAGGCCGGGACGTTTTGATcgacatatatatatag gtCCACCTGATATAAAGGGAAGGGCATCCATCTTTAAGGTGCATTTAAGACCTCTGAAGTTGGACACTAGTATAGAAGTAGAGGCTTTGGCCAGGAAGCTCGCTGCACTAACCCCAGGTTTTACAG GGGCTGATATTGCTAATGTGTGTAATGAGGCTGCTCTAATAGCGGCACGTCACCTCAACCAACATGTCAATACAAAGCACTTTGAACAGGCAGTCGAGAGAGTTATTGGAG GTCTAGAGAAAAAGACTCAGGTCCTGCAGCTCCCAGAGAAGACTACTGTGGCGTATCATGAGGCTGGACATGCTGTGACCGGCTGGTTCCTGGAACATGCAGACCCCCTACTTAAG GTGTCCATTGTTCCCAGAGGGAAAGGTTTGGGTTATGCTCAGTATCTGCCTAAGGAACAGTACCTGTTCACCAAGGAGCAGCTGTTTGACAGGATGTGCATGATGCTGGGAGGTCGAGTGGCTGAGCAGGTTTTCTTTAGACGAATCACCACTGGGGCGCAGGATGACCTCAGGAAGGTCACTCAGTCTGCGTATGCACAG GTTGTACAGTTTGGAATGAATGAGGCGGTGGGTCAGGTGTCCTTCAATCTCCCTCAGCCTGGTGACATAGTTACTGAGAAGCCCTACAGTGAAACTACAGCCCAGCTTATAGACCAGGAGGTCCGCTTGCTTATAGATGCTGCCTTCCAGCGAACACTTCAACTTGTCACTGATAAAAAAGATATGGTTGAGAAG GTGGCAAAACGTCTTCTAGAAAAGGAGATTCTTGACAAAGCTGACATGGTGGAGCTGCTAGGAACTCGTCCCTTTCATGAAAAATCATCATATGAGGAGTTTGTTGAGGGGATGGGGGAGTATGAGGAGGACACCTCTCTGCCCATAGGGCTAAAGAactggaacaaaaacaaaggagaagaaaaacactCGCAGAATCGGCAAAACAAATCCGCCCTTTTCCTGTAG
- the LOC121953779 gene encoding AFG3-like protein 1 isoform X1, which produces MGLLSVGVGPFRNRVRAVRSWSRDLSTISATLRSGGAHPSKVSLVQRRCGRLYQHSFSLARLLSSNKPPRGFEKFFPKSEESTGVNKSAEGENTKEQETPVREEQDTNDDGGDERRRGGKKDESHWWTRFQQTDFPVDEKTLRYFAIASAGMASAFLYFYFRETGMQISWKDFVHYYLNRGLVDHLEVVNKQYVKVIPAHGVNTSEVNYLWFNIGSVDSFEHNLETAQREMGLDSQRVPVFYSTESDGTLLFSILPALLMVGFLVFAMRQGPTAGGRGGRGRVNPFSMSESKAKITKGNINVRFKDVAGCEEAKLEILEFVNFLKNPRQYQDLGAKIPKGAVLSGPPGTGKTLLAKATAGEAGVPFITVNGSEFQEMFVGVGPARIRDTFSTARKNAPCILFIDEIDAVGKKRGGGNFGNQSEQENTLNQLLVEMDGFNSRTNVVVLAGTNRADVLDPALMRPGRFDRHIYIGPPDIKGRASIFKVHLRPLKLDTSIEVEALARKLAALTPGFTGADIANVCNEAALIAARHLNQHVNTKHFEQAVERVIGGLEKKTQVLQLPEKTTVAYHEAGHAVTGWFLEHADPLLKVSIVPRGKGLGYAQYLPKEQYLFTKEQLFDRMCMMLGGRVAEQVFFRRITTGAQDDLRKVTQSAYAQVVQFGMNEAVGQVSFNLPQPGDIVTEKPYSETTAQLIDQEVRLLIDAAFQRTLQLVTDKKDMVEKVAKRLLEKEILDKADMVELLGTRPFHEKSSYEEFVEGMGEYEEDTSLPIGLKNWNKNKGEEKHSQNRQNKSALFL; this is translated from the exons ATGGGATTGCTGTCTGTCGGTGTTGGGCCGTTTCGGAACCGAGTGCGGGCAGTTCGGAGCTGGAGCCGAGACTTATCCACGATTTCAGCTACTCTGCGCAGCGGCGGCGCACACCCGTCG AAGGTGTCACTGGTCCAAAGAAGATGTGGAAGATTATATCAACACAGTTTTTCACTTGCTCGGTTACTGAGCTCAAACAAACCCCCAAGAG gttttgaaaagttttttccAAAGAGTGAAGAAAGCACTGGCGTCAACAAGTCAGCTGAAG GTGAAAATACCAAAGAACAAGAAACTCCTGTAAGGGAAGAGCAGGACACAAATGATGATGGTGGCGATGAAAgacgaagaggaggaaaaaaggatgAATCCCACTGGTGGACACGCTTTCAG CAGACTGATTTTCCTGTTGATGAAAAAACACTTCGGTATTTTGCAATCGCTTCAGCAGGCATGGCCTCggcttttttgtacttttacttccgAGAGACGGGGATGCAGATCTCCTGGAAGGACTTTGTCCATTACTACTTGAACAGAGGATTG GTGGATCACTTGGAGGttgtaaataaacaatatgTCAAAGTAATTCCTGCCCATGGAGTGAACACATCAGAAGTG aACTATCTGTGGTTCAACATTGGCAGTGTTGACTCATTTGAGCATAACCTGGAGACGGCCCAGCGAGAAATGGGATTGGACTCACAGAGAGTACCTGTATTTTACAGCACTGAGAGCGACGG GACACTCCTTTTCAGCATTCTCCCAGCCTTACTGATGGTCGGCTTTTTAGTTTTTGCCATGCGGCAGGGACCAACAGCAGGAGGGCGTGGGGGCAGGGGGCGGGTAAATCCCTTCAGCATGAGTGAATCCAAAGCCAAGATAACGAAGGGCAACATCAATGTTCGGTTTAAGGATGTCGCAGGCTGTGAGGAGGCCAAACTGGAGATATTGGAGTTTGTCAACTTCTTGAAGAACCCGCGGCAGTACCAGGACCTAGGAGCCAAGATCCCAAAG GGTGCTGTGTTATCAGGTCCGCCTGGTACTGGCAAGACCCTGCTGGCGAAGGCCACTGCAGGAGAAGCAGGAGTCCCCTTCATCACCGTCAACGGCTCCGAGTTCCAGGAGATGTTTGTTGGCGTGGGCCCAGCGAGG ATAAGGGATACCTTTTCCACAGCTCGAAAAAATGCCCCATGCATCCTCTTCATTGATGAGATTGACGCGGTTGGCAAGAAGAGAGGCGGGGGGAACTTTGGTAACCAGAGCGAGCAGGAAAACACCCTCAACCAGTTGCTTGTGGAGATGGATG GGTTCAACAGTCGCACTAATGTGGTTGTTTTAGCTGGCACCAATCGAGCGGATGTCCTAGATCCAGCTTTGATGAGGCCGGGACGTTTTGATcgacatatatatatag gtCCACCTGATATAAAGGGAAGGGCATCCATCTTTAAGGTGCATTTAAGACCTCTGAAGTTGGACACTAGTATAGAAGTAGAGGCTTTGGCCAGGAAGCTCGCTGCACTAACCCCAGGTTTTACAG GGGCTGATATTGCTAATGTGTGTAATGAGGCTGCTCTAATAGCGGCACGTCACCTCAACCAACATGTCAATACAAAGCACTTTGAACAGGCAGTCGAGAGAGTTATTGGAG GTCTAGAGAAAAAGACTCAGGTCCTGCAGCTCCCAGAGAAGACTACTGTGGCGTATCATGAGGCTGGACATGCTGTGACCGGCTGGTTCCTGGAACATGCAGACCCCCTACTTAAG GTGTCCATTGTTCCCAGAGGGAAAGGTTTGGGTTATGCTCAGTATCTGCCTAAGGAACAGTACCTGTTCACCAAGGAGCAGCTGTTTGACAGGATGTGCATGATGCTGGGAGGTCGAGTGGCTGAGCAGGTTTTCTTTAGACGAATCACCACTGGGGCGCAGGATGACCTCAGGAAGGTCACTCAGTCTGCGTATGCACAG GTTGTACAGTTTGGAATGAATGAGGCGGTGGGTCAGGTGTCCTTCAATCTCCCTCAGCCTGGTGACATAGTTACTGAGAAGCCCTACAGTGAAACTACAGCCCAGCTTATAGACCAGGAGGTCCGCTTGCTTATAGATGCTGCCTTCCAGCGAACACTTCAACTTGTCACTGATAAAAAAGATATGGTTGAGAAG GTGGCAAAACGTCTTCTAGAAAAGGAGATTCTTGACAAAGCTGACATGGTGGAGCTGCTAGGAACTCGTCCCTTTCATGAAAAATCATCATATGAGGAGTTTGTTGAGGGGATGGGGGAGTATGAGGAGGACACCTCTCTGCCCATAGGGCTAAAGAactggaacaaaaacaaaggagaagaaaaacactCGCAGAATCGGCAAAACAAATCCGCCCTTTTCCTGTAG